One Ranitomeya imitator isolate aRanImi1 chromosome 1, aRanImi1.pri, whole genome shotgun sequence DNA window includes the following coding sequences:
- the LOC138657968 gene encoding uncharacterized protein: protein MTRWRSMRDQYRRERQQQDRSGAGARPKKRKYIYFDRLTFLNFSMDLRPTQSNLTERETGSDSEVVIDPVGEGEEVAGPSSEPSCSIPPGSSSSVHPAPAAPGQEDAPPSTSAAAAQPSQDDPANSSSPTVALERSPQAAVISQRARRRRELLQSRRNVDAGVLNYLARSREDDGEEGFMRSLARYLRALKREVRLRVRGCIQILIDACTPPNNPYQLMETIENWQLSPQNLLRLQRCPQVHAQQGSEAPPPHEPTPQPVPTPNPPWQPQSHMAGYQQPSQYGYLSIPSAGGWSQPGFGRHGHIGFGYDSRPYFPEHEGFVQYPYGHYQTCPHESRQNVPPAHTSYTQGEGQLGQQRPPDENPDLPPPPPPTYQNL, encoded by the exons atGACAAGATGGCGGAGCATGCGCgatcagtataggagggagaggcagcagcaagacaggagtggggcaggcgcacgtccaaaaaaaagaaaatacatatATTTTGACCGTTTGACCTTCTTAAATTTCagcatggatctcagacc aacacagtctaacctcactgagagggagacagggtcggattcggaggtggtcatagacccagttggggaaggagaagaggtggctggcccatcttctgagccgtcatgctccatccctccaggatcctcgtcATCTGTCCATCCAgctccagcagcaccaggacaagaagatgccccaccatcaacatcagcagcagcagcacaaccAAGTCAGGATGACcctgcaaacagcagcagccctactgttgccctggagcgctcaccacaggctgcagtgatatcacagcgtgctcgccgcagaagagagctactccaaagtaggagaaatgttgatgctggagtgttgaactacctggcaaggtctcgtgaggatgatggtgaggagggctttatgaggagcctggcccggtatttACGTGCCCTAAAGCGTgaggtgaggcttcgtgtgagagggtgcattcagatccttattgatgcatgcacccccccaaataacccatatcagcttatggagactattgaaaattggcagctgtcaccacaaaatctcctgcggctgcaaagatgtccacaggtgcatgctcaacagggatctgaagcaccccctccacatgagcctacacctcaacccgtacccacacccaacccaccatggcaacctcagtcccatatggcaggctatcagcaaccatcccaatatggctacttgtccatacccagtgctggaggctggtcccaacctgggtttggacgacatggccatattgggtttggatatgattccaggccatattttCCCGAACATGAGGGATTTGTTCAATATCCTTATGGCCATTACCAAACTTGCCCACATGAGTCCAGGCAGAATGTTCCTCCAGCccacacatcatacacacagggtgaaggacaattgggccaacaaaggccacctgatgagaACCCTGATCTACCCCCACCTCCACCACCTACGTACCAAAATCTGTGA